One Chitinophaga parva DNA segment encodes these proteins:
- a CDS encoding RNA polymerase sigma factor, which translates to MVHVPDDDILATAGSDRHKAFELAFRQYWQSLYLQAFRKVQQDDLAQDLVQETYIAFWHNLDQLAPDTRLLPYLYGILRNKVLQHFEKNEVRLRYAMKVAAQPEHRAPSGYNLLVNKELQAVISEETDRMPERMRAIYLLRRDQHLSIKAIAGQLSLSEQTVKNQLHAATARLRERIRRYENPLLVMGFLLFSGLHQL; encoded by the coding sequence ATGGTGCATGTTCCCGACGACGACATACTGGCTACCGCCGGCTCCGACCGGCACAAGGCTTTTGAACTGGCCTTCCGCCAGTATTGGCAATCCCTTTACCTGCAAGCCTTCCGTAAAGTACAACAGGACGACCTCGCACAGGACCTGGTGCAGGAAACCTATATAGCCTTTTGGCACAACCTGGACCAGCTGGCGCCGGACACCCGCCTGCTCCCCTACCTGTACGGCATCCTGCGCAATAAAGTACTCCAGCATTTTGAGAAGAACGAAGTACGCCTGCGCTATGCCATGAAAGTAGCAGCCCAACCGGAACACCGCGCCCCCTCCGGTTATAACCTGCTGGTGAATAAAGAACTACAGGCTGTGATCTCCGAAGAAACCGACCGCATGCCGGAGCGCATGCGCGCCATCTACTTGTTGCGGCGCGACCAGCACCTCTCTATTAAGGCCATCGCCGGGCAGCTTTCCCTTTCCGAACAAACTGTTAAGAACCAGTTGCATGCGGCCACCGCCCGCCTGCGGGAGCGCATCCGCCGCTATGAAAATCCCTTGCTGGTAATGGGCTTCCTGTTATTTTCCGGGCTGCACCAGCTTTGA
- a CDS encoding lipopolysaccharide kinase InaA family protein has product MSVHIEVASHYEFLRAYVEQIPASFNSMGTAVHSARNVIRVDIQNNIKLVIKSYRQIYIFNRFFYANIVPSKAKRAFLYAQRLISKGFQTPTPVAYIECVDNGLMRDSYFISTYIDYQPLKDIYQLPREEALQILDQLAAFTCHLHAAGIYHKDYSIGNILFKKNHEGYYDFSLVDNNRMRFAKGSFADRMKNLRRLDLPLPMLAYFCQQYARVNGENDLLSLTTMLNYRKHRLVYRTRKDRMKHIFRWFLPFGQA; this is encoded by the coding sequence ATGAGCGTTCACATTGAGGTAGCGTCCCATTATGAATTTCTAAGAGCGTATGTAGAACAAATACCGGCCAGCTTTAACAGTATGGGAACCGCCGTGCACTCCGCACGGAACGTTATACGCGTTGATATACAAAACAACATAAAGCTGGTGATCAAATCCTACCGGCAGATCTACATCTTTAACCGCTTCTTCTATGCCAATATAGTGCCCTCCAAGGCCAAGCGCGCTTTCCTGTATGCCCAAAGGCTGATCAGCAAAGGGTTCCAGACACCCACACCGGTTGCATACATCGAGTGCGTAGATAATGGATTAATGCGGGACAGCTATTTTATCAGCACCTACATAGATTACCAGCCATTGAAAGACATTTACCAGTTGCCAAGGGAAGAGGCTTTGCAGATCCTGGACCAGCTGGCCGCATTCACCTGCCACCTCCATGCAGCAGGTATTTATCACAAGGACTATTCCATCGGCAATATCCTCTTTAAAAAGAACCACGAAGGGTACTACGATTTTTCGCTGGTGGATAATAACCGCATGCGCTTTGCCAAGGGCTCGTTTGCAGACCGGATGAAGAACCTGCGCCGCCTGGACCTGCCGTTGCCCATGCTGGCCTATTTCTGCCAGCAGTATGCGCGGGTGAACGGGGAAAATGATCTGCTATCGCTCACTACCATGCTGAACTACCGTAAGCACCGCCTGGTGTACCGCACCCGTAAGGACAGGATGAAGCATATTTTCAGGTGGTTTTTACCGTTCGGACAAGCGTGA